From one Burkholderia pyrrocinia genomic stretch:
- a CDS encoding DUF2957 domain-containing protein, translated as MNLKQWMAAASIAPVLAACGGDGDPPPAPVVRLCPQTIDYSTVFIGGSGSGELVKVQLDTTKMTYRMTYLASPVPTTAGTVQPTRDTAPANVVDGTLADETGLPTVKLNQCTFRMQNASLDPSRPARLFLGEGVLGGAIPGATIQFDGVIGVGKIPKTTFPYYPFISFSSLETDLTKIAGTYNQLGYHQVPSQNFQPVALDQKVTINADGSYVETDNFGKKNGGQPLASSATVNQPFTLRPDAPAFQSLNYQPQIPPTLAALDPAKAGKGILIVGKLRNQLVPVFIRTGAANADLTQGPPSADDESGISFLGPQTAIAPGSQNGEYTGVDSAFNYRATALIGAQATLLDPFNASQAALTRALNLDFTQKVPGVVTTVHADAASGPATGKFVFTGGVFGFLDMADTSNPYFTVGAFVQ; from the coding sequence ATGAATTTGAAACAATGGATGGCCGCGGCGTCGATCGCGCCCGTGCTGGCCGCGTGCGGCGGAGACGGCGACCCGCCGCCCGCGCCGGTGGTCCGGCTGTGCCCGCAGACGATTGACTACAGCACGGTGTTCATCGGTGGGTCGGGGTCGGGCGAGCTCGTGAAAGTGCAGCTCGACACGACGAAGATGACGTACCGGATGACCTACCTCGCGTCGCCGGTGCCGACTACCGCGGGCACCGTGCAGCCGACGCGCGACACGGCGCCGGCCAACGTCGTCGACGGTACGCTGGCCGACGAAACGGGCCTGCCGACCGTGAAGCTGAACCAGTGCACGTTCCGGATGCAGAACGCGAGCCTCGACCCGAGCCGTCCGGCACGGCTGTTCCTCGGCGAGGGCGTGCTGGGCGGCGCGATTCCCGGCGCGACGATCCAGTTCGATGGCGTGATCGGCGTCGGCAAGATCCCGAAGACGACGTTCCCGTACTACCCGTTCATCAGCTTCTCGTCGCTGGAAACCGATCTCACGAAGATCGCCGGGACCTACAACCAGCTCGGTTATCACCAGGTGCCGTCGCAGAACTTCCAGCCGGTGGCGCTCGACCAGAAGGTGACGATCAACGCGGACGGCAGCTACGTCGAGACCGACAACTTCGGCAAGAAGAACGGCGGGCAGCCGCTTGCGTCGAGCGCGACCGTGAACCAGCCGTTCACGCTGCGCCCGGATGCGCCGGCATTCCAGTCGCTCAACTACCAGCCGCAGATTCCGCCGACGCTCGCCGCACTCGATCCGGCGAAGGCCGGCAAGGGGATCCTGATCGTCGGCAAGCTGCGCAACCAGCTCGTGCCGGTCTTCATCCGCACCGGCGCCGCGAACGCCGACCTTACGCAGGGCCCGCCGAGCGCGGACGACGAATCGGGCATCTCGTTCCTGGGCCCGCAGACGGCGATCGCGCCGGGCTCGCAGAACGGCGAGTACACGGGTGTCGACAGCGCGTTCAACTACCGCGCGACCGCGCTCATCGGCGCGCAGGCGACGCTGCTCGATCCGTTCAACGCGTCGCAGGCCGCGCTCACGCGCGCACTGAACCTCGACTTCACGCAGAAGGTGCCGGGCGTCGTCACGACCGTGCATGCGGATGCGGCGTCGGGCCCGGCGACCGGCAAGTTCGTGTTCACCGGCGGCGTGTTCGGGTTCCTCGACATGGCCGATACGAGCAATCCGTATTTCACGGTCGGCGCGTTCGTGCAGTAA
- a CDS encoding OmpW/AlkL family protein has product MKKLIVAGVVAGMSTLASAQQAGDNVATLGWLHIMPQDSTNGLTTNLASMPINGPLRLPGSFTSPGTSLTVNNADTVGLTLTHFFTDHIAVTSVLGVPPEFTLTGHGVIRPPGPAGSLGSVDMDKTSNQPAVKNARQWSPTIILQYYFNAPTAKFRPFVGIGVAYSWFSNIELNGNFAKDINENLGSVLAAGAGKPGPTSVEGKASSSFTPVYNVGASYAIDKHWGLTATLTYMPLKTYSSLVIKAADGSTLATTRTRLKADPLITFVGISYKF; this is encoded by the coding sequence ATGAAGAAGCTGATTGTCGCGGGTGTCGTCGCAGGCATGTCGACGCTCGCATCGGCCCAGCAGGCGGGCGACAACGTCGCGACGCTGGGCTGGCTGCACATCATGCCGCAGGATTCGACCAACGGGCTGACGACGAATCTCGCGAGCATGCCGATCAACGGGCCGCTGCGCCTGCCCGGGTCGTTCACGTCGCCGGGCACGAGCCTGACGGTCAACAACGCCGATACAGTCGGCCTCACGCTCACGCACTTCTTTACCGACCACATCGCGGTGACGTCGGTGCTCGGCGTGCCGCCCGAGTTCACGCTGACCGGCCACGGCGTGATCCGGCCACCGGGCCCGGCCGGCTCGCTCGGCTCGGTCGACATGGACAAGACGTCGAACCAGCCGGCCGTGAAGAACGCGCGGCAGTGGAGCCCGACGATCATTCTGCAGTACTACTTCAATGCGCCGACGGCGAAGTTCCGCCCGTTCGTGGGGATCGGCGTGGCCTATAGCTGGTTCAGCAACATCGAGCTGAACGGCAACTTCGCGAAGGACATCAACGAGAACCTCGGCAGCGTGCTCGCGGCCGGCGCCGGCAAGCCGGGGCCGACGTCGGTGGAGGGCAAGGCGTCTTCGTCGTTCACGCCGGTCTACAACGTCGGCGCGAGCTATGCGATCGACAAGCACTGGGGGCTGACCGCGACGCTGACGTACATGCCGTTGAAGACCTACTCGTCGCTGGTGATCAAGGCGGCCGACGGTTCGACGCTCGCGACCACGCGCACGCGGCTGAAGGCCGATCCGCTGATCACGTTCGTCGGGATTTCCTACAAGTTCTGA
- a CDS encoding MGDG synthase family glycosyltransferase gives MSKQNKKILLLSVSAGAGHTRAAEAIRAFADSHPAGIEATHLDVMDFVSTGFRKLYTDLYIKLVSSQPALWGYLYQKTDEVDPAAPSQKIRRAIERLNCRQLLAEIERQRPDAIICTHFLPAELLSREIRKGRVDTPVWVQVTDFDLHSMWVVPNMRGYFAANDEIAWRMHARGMAPETVHVSGIPIMPAFGQPLDRAACAAEFGLDPARPTFLMMSGGAGLGGLDVLATRLLEMDADFQLIALAGKNQAMLASLQTLAAKHPDRLFPQGFTQQVERLMACADLVITKPGGLTTSECLAMQLPMIVNSPIPGQEERNADFLLEQGVALKAIDDDALVYRIRALLQTPERLADMRRRLAPLGRPLAGRFVLDRVLGLEPAA, from the coding sequence ATGTCAAAGCAAAACAAGAAAATCCTTCTCCTGAGCGTCAGCGCCGGCGCCGGTCATACCCGCGCGGCCGAAGCGATCCGCGCATTTGCCGACAGCCATCCCGCCGGCATCGAAGCCACCCACCTGGATGTGATGGATTTCGTGTCCACCGGCTTCCGCAAGCTGTACACCGATCTCTACATCAAGCTCGTCAGCAGCCAGCCGGCGCTGTGGGGCTACCTGTACCAGAAGACCGACGAGGTCGATCCCGCCGCGCCGTCGCAGAAAATCCGGCGCGCGATCGAGCGGCTCAATTGCCGGCAGTTGCTCGCGGAGATCGAACGGCAGCGCCCGGACGCGATCATCTGCACGCACTTCCTGCCGGCCGAACTGCTGTCGCGCGAGATCCGCAAGGGGCGCGTCGACACGCCGGTGTGGGTGCAGGTCACCGATTTCGACCTGCACAGCATGTGGGTCGTGCCGAACATGCGCGGTTACTTCGCGGCCAACGACGAGATCGCGTGGCGCATGCATGCGCGCGGCATGGCGCCTGAAACGGTGCACGTCAGCGGCATCCCGATCATGCCGGCGTTCGGCCAGCCGCTCGATCGCGCGGCCTGCGCGGCCGAGTTCGGCCTCGATCCCGCGCGACCGACGTTCCTGATGATGTCCGGCGGTGCGGGCCTCGGCGGGCTCGACGTGCTGGCGACACGTCTGCTGGAGATGGACGCCGATTTCCAGTTGATCGCGCTGGCCGGCAAGAACCAGGCGATGCTCGCGTCGCTGCAGACGCTTGCCGCGAAGCATCCGGACCGGCTCTTTCCGCAGGGCTTCACGCAGCAGGTCGAACGCCTGATGGCCTGCGCCGACCTCGTCATCACGAAGCCGGGCGGCCTGACGACGTCCGAATGTCTCGCGATGCAGTTGCCGATGATCGTCAACTCGCCGATTCCGGGCCAGGAAGAGCGCAATGCGGATTTCCTGCTCGAACAGGGCGTCGCGCTGAAGGCCATCGACGACGATGCGCTCGTCTACCGGATCCGCGCGCTGCTGCAGACGCCGGAGCGCCTGGCCGACATGCGTCGCCGCCTGGCTCCGCTCGGACGGCCGCTGGCCGGGCGCTTCGTGCTCGATCGCGTGCTGGGCCTGGAGCCTGCCGCATGA
- a CDS encoding dual specificity protein phosphatase family protein, with product MKIAFIAALAVTLAGLVQPVCADPASGVAARPIAARPIQWAQSIVDAHVNNLHRITPTLYRSAQLSREDVPELQKLGIRKVISFRAFHADDSILAGTQIKMQRIRINTWYIRDEDMVTALKALRTADQDGPVLIHCQHGADRTGLVSALYRMVYQGWTREQALDELQHGGYGFHPIWQNITNYLKHVDVERLRQEVNNG from the coding sequence ATGAAAATTGCCTTCATTGCCGCGCTCGCCGTCACGCTCGCCGGGCTCGTGCAGCCTGTATGCGCGGACCCGGCTTCCGGCGTTGCGGCCCGCCCGATCGCGGCCCGCCCGATCCAATGGGCGCAAAGCATCGTCGACGCGCACGTGAACAACCTGCATCGCATCACGCCGACGTTGTACCGCAGCGCGCAGCTCTCGCGCGAAGACGTGCCGGAATTGCAGAAGCTCGGCATCCGCAAGGTCATCAGCTTCCGCGCGTTTCACGCGGACGACAGCATCCTGGCCGGCACGCAGATCAAGATGCAGCGCATCCGGATCAACACGTGGTACATCCGCGACGAAGACATGGTTACCGCGCTGAAGGCGCTGCGGACCGCCGACCAGGACGGCCCGGTGCTGATCCATTGCCAGCACGGCGCCGATCGCACCGGGCTCGTGTCGGCGCTGTACCGGATGGTGTACCAGGGCTGGACGCGCGAGCAGGCGCTCGACGAACTGCAGCACGGCGGCTATGGGTTCCATCCGATCTGGCAGAACATCACGAATTACCTGAAGCACGTCGACGTCGAGCGTTTGCGGCAAGAGGTCAACAACGGTTGA
- the betA gene encoding choline dehydrogenase translates to MTTREYDYIICGAGSAGNVLATRLTEDPDVTVLLLEAGGPDYRFDFRTQMPAALAYPLQGRRYNWAYETDPEPHMDNRRMECGRGKGLGGSSLINGMCYIRGNALDYDNWSTHKGLDNWTYLDCLPYFKKAETRDVGPNDYHGGSGPVSVTTSKPGVNPLFEAMVDAGVQAGYPRTDDLNGYQQEGFGPMDRTVTPRGRRASTARGYLDQARARPNLEIVTHALADRILFDGKRASGVTYLRGSERATAHARREVLVCSGAIASPQLLQRSGVGPGAWLKELDIPVVLDLPGVGQNLQDHLEMYIQYECKEPVSLYPALKWWNQPKIGLEWMLNGTGLGASNHFEAGGFIRTRDDDPWPNIQYHFLPVAINYNGSNAIEMHGFQAHVGSMRSPSRGRVKLRSRDPNQHPSILFNYMAEALDWREFRDAIRATREIMRQPALDRYRGRELNPGADCKSDNELDAFVRARAETAFHPSCSCKMGYDDMAVVDEQGRVHGLEGLRVVDASIMPIITTGNLNAPTIMIAEKIADKIRGRQPLARVDVPYFVANGALARDVAKAVRQPEMV, encoded by the coding sequence ATGACGACACGCGAATACGACTACATCATCTGCGGCGCAGGTTCCGCGGGCAACGTGCTCGCAACGCGCCTGACGGAAGATCCGGACGTCACGGTGCTGCTGCTCGAAGCGGGCGGCCCCGACTACCGCTTCGACTTCCGCACGCAGATGCCGGCCGCCCTCGCCTATCCGCTGCAGGGCCGCCGCTACAACTGGGCGTACGAGACCGACCCCGAGCCGCACATGGACAACCGCCGGATGGAATGCGGCCGCGGCAAGGGGCTCGGCGGCTCGTCGCTGATCAACGGGATGTGCTACATCCGCGGCAACGCGCTCGACTACGACAACTGGTCGACGCACAAGGGCCTCGATAACTGGACATATCTCGACTGCCTGCCGTACTTCAAGAAAGCCGAGACGCGCGACGTCGGCCCGAACGACTACCACGGCGGCAGCGGCCCCGTGTCGGTCACGACCAGCAAGCCGGGCGTGAACCCGCTGTTCGAGGCGATGGTCGACGCGGGCGTGCAGGCCGGTTATCCGCGCACCGACGACCTGAACGGTTATCAGCAGGAAGGCTTCGGCCCGATGGACCGCACCGTCACGCCGCGCGGCCGCCGCGCGAGCACCGCGCGCGGCTATCTCGACCAGGCGCGTGCGCGGCCGAACCTCGAGATCGTCACGCACGCGCTCGCCGACCGCATCCTGTTCGACGGCAAGCGCGCATCGGGCGTCACGTACCTGCGCGGCAGCGAGCGCGCGACCGCGCATGCGCGCCGCGAAGTGCTCGTGTGCAGCGGCGCGATCGCATCGCCGCAACTGCTGCAGCGCTCGGGCGTCGGCCCCGGCGCGTGGCTGAAGGAACTCGACATTCCCGTCGTGCTCGACCTGCCCGGTGTCGGCCAGAACCTGCAGGATCACCTGGAGATGTACATCCAGTACGAGTGCAAGGAACCCGTGTCGCTGTACCCGGCGCTCAAGTGGTGGAACCAGCCGAAGATCGGCCTCGAATGGATGCTGAACGGCACCGGCCTCGGCGCGAGCAACCACTTCGAGGCGGGCGGCTTCATCCGCACGCGCGACGACGATCCCTGGCCGAACATCCAGTATCACTTCCTGCCGGTGGCGATCAACTACAACGGCTCGAACGCGATCGAGATGCACGGCTTCCAGGCGCACGTCGGCTCGATGCGCTCGCCGAGCCGCGGCCGCGTGAAGCTGCGCTCGCGCGATCCGAACCAGCATCCGAGCATCCTGTTCAACTACATGGCCGAAGCGCTCGACTGGCGCGAGTTCCGCGATGCGATCCGCGCGACGCGCGAGATCATGCGGCAGCCCGCGCTCGACCGCTATCGCGGCCGCGAGCTGAACCCGGGCGCCGACTGCAAGAGCGACAACGAGCTCGATGCGTTCGTGCGGGCCCGCGCGGAGACCGCGTTCCATCCGTCGTGCTCGTGCAAGATGGGGTACGACGACATGGCGGTGGTTGACGAACAAGGGCGCGTGCACGGGCTGGAAGGCTTGCGCGTCGTCGATGCGTCGATCATGCCGATCATCACGACCGGCAACCTGAACGCGCCGACGATCATGATCGCCGAGAAGATCGCCGACAAGATTCGTGGCAGGCAACCGCTCGCGCGTGTCGATGTGCCGTACTTCGTCGCTAACGGTGCGCTGGCGCGGGATGTTGCGAAGGCCGTGCGACAGCCGGAGATGGTCTGA
- the betB gene encoding betaine-aldehyde dehydrogenase: MSVFGLQRLYIGGGYVDATSGKTFDTFDPATGELLAQVQQASAADVDRAVASAQEGQREWAAMTAMQRSRILRRAVDLLRERNDELAALETRDTGKPIGETLAVDIVTGADVIEYYAGLATAIEGLQVPLRADSFVYTRREPLGVCAGIGAWNYPIQIACWKTAPALAAGNAMVFKPSEVTPLTALKLAEIYTEAGVPAGVFNVVQGDGSVGALLTGHPDIAKVSFTGGVETGKKVMSLAGASSLKEVTMELGGKSPLIVFDDADLDRAADIAVTANFFSSGQVCTNGTRVFVHRSIKDAFTQRVLERVKRIRVGKPTDADTNFGPLVSAAQLDKVLGFIDSGKAEGAKLLAGGTRLTDGHFANGQYVAPTVFGDCRDDMKIVREEIFGPVMSILDFESEDEVIARANDTHYGLAAGVVTENLSRAHRTIHRLEAGICWINTWGESPAEMPVGGYKQSGVGRENGITTLEHYTRIKSVQVELGRYNPVF, translated from the coding sequence ATGTCCGTATTCGGTTTGCAGCGCCTCTACATCGGCGGCGGTTACGTCGACGCCACGAGCGGCAAGACTTTCGACACCTTCGATCCCGCCACCGGCGAGCTGCTCGCACAGGTGCAGCAGGCGAGCGCGGCCGACGTCGACCGCGCGGTCGCGTCCGCACAGGAAGGCCAGCGCGAATGGGCCGCGATGACCGCAATGCAGCGCTCGCGCATCCTGCGCCGCGCGGTCGACCTGCTGCGCGAGCGCAACGACGAGCTCGCGGCGCTCGAAACGCGCGACACGGGCAAGCCGATCGGCGAAACGCTCGCGGTCGACATCGTCACCGGCGCGGACGTGATCGAGTACTACGCGGGCCTCGCGACCGCGATCGAAGGGCTGCAGGTGCCGCTGCGCGCCGATTCGTTCGTCTACACGCGCCGCGAACCGCTCGGCGTGTGCGCAGGCATCGGCGCATGGAACTACCCGATCCAGATCGCCTGCTGGAAGACGGCGCCCGCGCTCGCCGCCGGCAACGCGATGGTGTTCAAGCCGAGCGAAGTCACGCCGCTGACCGCGCTGAAGCTCGCGGAAATCTATACGGAAGCCGGCGTGCCGGCCGGCGTGTTCAACGTCGTGCAGGGCGACGGCTCGGTCGGCGCGCTGCTCACCGGCCACCCGGACATCGCGAAGGTGTCGTTCACGGGCGGCGTCGAGACGGGCAAGAAGGTGATGTCGCTGGCCGGCGCATCGTCGCTGAAGGAAGTGACGATGGAACTCGGCGGCAAGTCGCCGCTGATCGTGTTCGACGATGCGGACCTCGACCGCGCGGCCGACATCGCGGTGACCGCCAACTTCTTCAGCTCGGGCCAGGTCTGCACGAACGGCACGCGCGTGTTCGTGCACCGCTCGATCAAGGACGCGTTCACGCAGCGCGTGCTCGAACGCGTGAAGCGCATCCGCGTCGGCAAGCCGACCGATGCCGACACCAACTTCGGCCCGCTCGTGTCGGCCGCGCAGCTCGACAAGGTGCTCGGCTTCATCGACAGCGGCAAGGCCGAAGGCGCGAAGCTGCTCGCCGGCGGCACGCGACTCACCGACGGCCACTTCGCGAACGGCCAGTACGTCGCGCCGACCGTGTTCGGCGATTGCCGCGACGACATGAAGATCGTCCGCGAGGAAATCTTCGGGCCGGTGATGAGCATCCTCGATTTCGAATCGGAGGACGAAGTAATCGCCCGCGCGAACGACACGCACTACGGCCTCGCGGCCGGCGTCGTGACCGAGAACCTGTCGCGCGCGCACCGCACGATCCATCGCCTCGAAGCCGGCATCTGCTGGATCAACACGTGGGGCGAATCGCCGGCCGAAATGCCGGTTGGCGGATACAAGCAATCCGGTGTCGGACGCGAGAACGGCATCACGACGCTCGAGCACTACACTCGGATCAAGTCGGTGCAGGTCGAGCTCGGCCGCTACAACCCGGTGTTTTGA
- the betI gene encoding transcriptional regulator BetI: MPKVGMREIRRAQLIDATLRSIDEAGLPGTTLASVAQRAKISTGIVSHYFGDKDGLLEATMRHVLRDLWSATTRRRVAARKDPRSRLRAIVAANFDDTQVSAPVMKTWLAFWSQSMHDPMLKRLQHVNTRRLHSNLCAEFAKALPLAKAREAASGLAALIDGLWLRGALAGGPIDTRAALKLAHDYIDLLLASD; this comes from the coding sequence ATGCCGAAAGTCGGAATGCGGGAGATTCGCCGCGCCCAGTTGATCGACGCCACGCTGCGTTCGATCGACGAAGCGGGCCTGCCCGGCACGACGCTCGCATCGGTCGCGCAACGCGCGAAGATCTCGACGGGCATCGTCAGCCATTACTTCGGCGACAAGGACGGCCTGCTCGAAGCGACGATGCGGCACGTGCTGCGCGACCTGTGGTCGGCCACCACGCGCCGCCGCGTGGCGGCACGCAAGGATCCGCGTTCGCGGCTGCGCGCGATCGTCGCCGCGAACTTCGACGACACGCAGGTCAGCGCGCCCGTGATGAAGACGTGGCTCGCGTTCTGGTCGCAGAGCATGCACGACCCGATGCTCAAGCGCCTGCAGCACGTCAACACGCGGCGCCTCCATTCGAACCTGTGCGCCGAATTCGCGAAGGCATTGCCGCTCGCGAAGGCGCGCGAAGCCGCCAGCGGCCTCGCCGCGCTGATCGACGGCCTGTGGCTGCGCGGCGCGCTCGCCGGCGGCCCGATCGACACCCGGGCGGCATTGAAGCTCGCCCACGATTACATCGACCTGCTGCTCGCGTCCGACTGA